The following proteins are encoded in a genomic region of Triticum dicoccoides isolate Atlit2015 ecotype Zavitan chromosome 1B, WEW_v2.0, whole genome shotgun sequence:
- the LOC119306802 gene encoding NRR repressor homolog 1-like — MDATKTAAKAVAAGNGDADAAPSTRRTAAPRPVPRRDEPLPGEGGAAADPAPATATTGATVAESGVEDEQVERFYALLANIRAMRGMNKSGGDDAGASTEGASEVCGGGRKRARWAEPPWRPAFRLEDFQDASASKKDMNDDGAASHRRPGKETKDEAADGGKEDDVARDGRGVVTPSSERKV, encoded by the coding sequence ATGGACGCCACAAAGACAGCAGCCAAGGCTGTGGCGGCAGGcaacggcgacgcagacgccgcgCCGTCGAcccggcggacggcggcgccgAGGCCAGTACCTCGGCGGGACGAACCGCTGCCAGGAGAAGGCGGGGCTGCGGCCGACCCGGCGCCTGCGACGGCAACAACAGGCGCTACTGTTGCGGAGAGCGGCGTGGAGGACGAGCAGGTGGAGAGGTTCTACGCGCTGTTGGCCAACATCCGGGCCATGAGGGGCATGAACAAGAGCGGGGGCGACGACGCCGGCGCGAGCACGGAGGGTGCCAGCGAGGTCTGCGGCGGCGGGAGGAAGCGCGCGCGCTGGGCAGAGCCGCCGTGGAGGCCGGCTTTCAGGCTGGAGGACTTCCAGGACGCCAGCGCGTCCAAGAAGGACATGAATGACGACGGTGCCGCCAGCCATCGGCGGCCGGGCAAGGAGACCAAGGACGAAGCGGCGGATGGCGGGAAGGAGGACGACGTGGCACGGGATGGCCGTGGAGTCGTCACGCCGTCGTCAGAGAGGAAAGTTTGA